One genomic region from Pseudoduganella dura encodes:
- a CDS encoding GNAT family N-acetyltransferase, giving the protein MITIEELSGDAIRAVAHELADVLHDCVADGASVGFLQPFTAADARRFWEDVAAQADAGARTLFAARGDDGVVCGTVQLALATPANGAHRAEVNKMLVHTRHRRQGIGRLLLRAAEARARALGRTLLVLDTWVGSGAQHLYAGLGYRTAGDIAQYAILEGSTLGATRVMYKVLGPVIDVAAADPASGDAVSLMRELSEVLRGIAGDDGTGSFDPAMCVAFAIARDDRGRAVGCGALRAIDGEIAEIKRMYARPGSGAGAAVLAFLEAQAGALGYRGLWLETRKVNTRAVRFYDAQGYLRIPNFGKYIGNDGAVCFGKRL; this is encoded by the coding sequence ATGATCACCATCGAAGAACTGTCCGGCGACGCCATCCGCGCGGTCGCGCATGAACTGGCCGACGTGCTGCACGACTGCGTGGCCGATGGCGCCAGTGTCGGTTTCCTGCAGCCTTTCACGGCGGCCGATGCGCGGCGCTTCTGGGAGGATGTGGCGGCCCAGGCCGATGCCGGTGCGCGCACGCTGTTCGCCGCACGCGGCGACGATGGCGTGGTCTGCGGCACCGTGCAGCTGGCGCTGGCCACGCCTGCCAACGGTGCCCACCGTGCCGAAGTGAACAAGATGCTGGTGCACACGCGCCATCGCCGGCAGGGCATCGGCCGGCTGCTGCTGCGGGCCGCCGAAGCGCGCGCCCGGGCGCTGGGCCGCACGCTGCTGGTGCTCGACACGTGGGTGGGCAGCGGCGCCCAGCACCTGTATGCGGGCCTCGGCTACCGCACCGCGGGCGATATTGCGCAGTACGCGATCCTGGAAGGGAGCACGCTGGGTGCCACGCGCGTGATGTACAAGGTGCTTGGGCCGGTCATCGACGTGGCGGCCGCCGATCCCGCGTCGGGCGATGCCGTGTCGCTGATGCGCGAACTGTCCGAGGTACTGCGCGGCATCGCCGGCGACGACGGCACGGGCTCGTTCGATCCGGCGATGTGTGTCGCGTTCGCCATCGCGCGCGATGACCGGGGCAGGGCGGTCGGCTGCGGCGCACTGCGCGCCATAGACGGCGAGATCGCCGAGATCAAGCGCATGTATGCCCGGCCCGGCAGCGGTGCGGGGGCCGCCGTGCTGGCGTTCCTGGAAGCGCAGGCCGGTGCGCTGGGGTACCGGGGCCTGTGGCTGGAAACGCGCAAGGTCAATACGCGGGCGGTGCGCTTCTATGATGCCCAGGGTTACCTGCGGATTCCGAATTTCGGCAAATACATTGGGAACGATGGCGCGGTATGCTTCGGCAAGCGGCTTTGA
- the udk gene encoding uridine kinase has protein sequence MNEINYHPFVIGVAGGSGSGKSTVSQQVLASFGADMVSVVMQDDYYNDQSDLPPDVRRRQNYDHPQAFDWPLLVRHVQALRNGEAIEMPEYDFTIDNRSSRTILVKPAPVIVIEGLFALYDADLREMMSLKIFVDTAPDVRFIRRMQRDITERGRSVESIVGQYMETVRPMHKQFIEPTKRHADVILPHGANVPAVDVITTKVASVIGQVKRS, from the coding sequence ATGAATGAAATTAATTACCACCCGTTTGTCATCGGGGTTGCCGGCGGCAGCGGCAGCGGCAAGTCGACGGTTTCCCAGCAGGTGCTTGCGTCGTTCGGCGCCGATATGGTGTCGGTCGTCATGCAGGACGATTACTACAACGACCAGTCCGACTTGCCTCCGGACGTGCGCCGCAGGCAGAATTACGACCATCCGCAAGCGTTCGACTGGCCGCTGCTGGTCCGGCACGTGCAGGCATTGCGCAATGGCGAGGCGATCGAGATGCCGGAGTACGATTTCACGATCGACAACCGCTCCAGCAGGACCATCCTGGTCAAGCCGGCCCCGGTCATCGTGATCGAAGGCCTGTTCGCCCTGTATGACGCGGACTTGCGCGAGATGATGTCGCTGAAGATCTTTGTCGACACCGCGCCCGACGTGCGCTTCATCCGCCGCATGCAGCGCGATATCACCGAACGCGGCCGCTCGGTCGAGAGCATCGTCGGCCAGTACATGGAAACGGTACGCCCGATGCACAAGCAGTTCATCGAACCGACCAAGCGCCATGCCGATGTCATCCTTCCTCACGGCGCGAATGTGCCGGCGGTCGATGTCATCACGACCAAGGTGGCGAGCGTGATCGGGCAGGTGAAGCGGTCGTGA
- a CDS encoding MOSC domain-containing protein, which translates to MHADALSPRQVLLAGAPAYGRHGLAPNTLRENLLLDIDTSHFSSGTLLRVGTQAVLWLTFGCEACGYLDARRPGIAAAIGRERGMLARVLHGGAIRTGDPVVRLPDLPATPLAGSLPGRPTAWSDDWRERVAAILARIPPGMVVEYRQLARLAGVQPVYCRAFPRLARSLGFGHAAVAAGGQPGIARWEGHGLFDADPVGPAAAPVSFRDE; encoded by the coding sequence ATGCATGCCGATGCGCTGTCGCCACGCCAGGTATTGCTGGCAGGCGCGCCCGCGTATGGCCGGCACGGCCTGGCGCCGAACACCCTGCGGGAAAACCTGCTGCTCGATATCGACACCTCGCACTTTTCATCCGGCACGCTGCTGCGGGTGGGCACGCAAGCGGTGCTGTGGCTGACGTTCGGGTGCGAGGCTTGCGGCTACCTCGATGCGCGCCGCCCGGGCATCGCGGCGGCGATCGGCCGCGAGCGCGGCATGCTGGCGCGGGTGCTGCACGGCGGCGCCATCCGCACGGGCGATCCGGTCGTCCGGTTGCCGGACCTGCCGGCCACGCCGTTGGCCGGCTCCCTGCCGGGCCGGCCAACGGCGTGGTCCGACGACTGGCGCGAACGGGTCGCCGCGATCCTCGCGCGGATACCGCCGGGCATGGTGGTCGAATACCGGCAACTGGCGCGGCTGGCCGGCGTGCAGCCCGTGTATTGCCGCGCCTTTCCGCGGCTCGCCCGCAGCCTTGGCTTCGGCCACGCGGCCGTTGCAGCGGGCGGCCAGCCGGGCATTGCGCGCTGGGAAGGACACGGCCTGTTCGATGCGGACCCTGTCGGTCCGGCCGCCGCTCCGGTATCATTCCGGGATGAATGA
- a CDS encoding CehA/McbA family metallohydrolase yields MVTARAHECLSGWSALLLAAAAIVSPAAAQPGGPADHDAFSAWLEAPWRVAASPSETAGGHRFILTFNNPTAAPAQRVDWRLELFAADGRPVERWRGRVKLLDGTGRHVVAWRPRGMAPGIYRLRMTASPRGEPAAAVEEERTVRIGPAPAAPQRMRSAAAPVPETRQAWDIYLGNLHSQSGHSDGGVPVADCRGGSHPGSMPAGPAQAYAFAREHGLDFLLVSEHNHMYDGSDGSDPQADPERARQLYRGGLAQAAAFTAAHPGFVALYGLEWGVIANGGHLNILDNPELLGWERNAEGEVIGDTFTAKNDYGALYSLLGRRGWLGQFNHPGRQQFHANGQPFGHSAEGDAAMALCEVMNSAAFSNRTDEGETRMSSYERTCQRALEAGWHVAFSSNQDNHCANWGASAPNRTGVLLPRGTPLTTASLLDAIRARRVFATTDKAASVVLTANGAMMGERIVNRGTLTLAVQYRGNADRGLGELVIVSGIPGRNGTPETMTLLAGAVTIAPAPGEHYYYARVTQDDGSLLWSAPVWVTQQAVMQEGGMPGPGMGNTGAREPDPLARQSGMRHP; encoded by the coding sequence ATGGTAACGGCGCGCGCGCACGAATGCCTGTCCGGATGGTCCGCACTGCTGCTGGCGGCGGCCGCAATCGTGTCTCCCGCCGCGGCGCAGCCTGGTGGACCGGCCGACCACGATGCATTTTCGGCATGGCTGGAAGCCCCCTGGCGCGTGGCCGCCTCGCCATCGGAAACGGCCGGCGGGCACCGTTTTATATTGACCTTCAACAATCCCACTGCGGCGCCCGCGCAACGCGTGGACTGGCGGCTGGAACTGTTCGCGGCCGACGGCCGCCCCGTCGAACGCTGGCGCGGCAGAGTAAAGTTGCTAGATGGCACGGGTCGGCACGTCGTGGCCTGGCGTCCGCGTGGCATGGCGCCCGGCATCTACCGCTTGCGGATGACGGCATCGCCGCGCGGCGAACCCGCCGCCGCCGTCGAAGAAGAGCGCACCGTCCGGATCGGCCCCGCGCCGGCCGCGCCGCAGCGGATGCGGTCGGCGGCAGCCCCGGTACCGGAAACCCGGCAAGCCTGGGACATTTACCTGGGTAACCTGCACAGCCAGTCCGGCCACAGCGATGGCGGCGTGCCGGTGGCCGACTGCCGCGGCGGCAGCCATCCCGGCAGCATGCCGGCCGGGCCGGCGCAGGCGTACGCATTCGCGCGGGAACATGGCCTGGACTTCCTGCTGGTGTCCGAACACAACCACATGTATGACGGTTCCGACGGCAGCGACCCCCAGGCGGACCCGGAACGGGCCCGCCAGCTGTATCGTGGCGGACTCGCGCAGGCGGCGGCGTTCACCGCCGCGCATCCCGGTTTCGTGGCGCTGTACGGGCTCGAATGGGGCGTGATCGCCAACGGCGGCCACCTGAACATCCTGGACAACCCGGAATTGCTCGGCTGGGAGCGCAATGCCGAAGGCGAGGTAATCGGCGACACGTTTACCGCGAAGAACGACTACGGCGCGCTGTATTCGCTGCTGGGCCGCCGCGGCTGGCTCGGGCAGTTCAACCATCCGGGCCGGCAGCAGTTCCACGCCAACGGCCAGCCTTTCGGCCACAGCGCCGAGGGCGATGCGGCGATGGCGCTGTGCGAAGTGATGAACAGCGCCGCGTTCTCGAACCGCACCGACGAAGGCGAAACCCGGATGAGCAGCTACGAACGCACCTGCCAGCGGGCGCTCGAAGCGGGCTGGCACGTGGCCTTCAGCAGCAACCAGGACAACCACTGCGCCAACTGGGGTGCCTCGGCCCCCAACCGCACCGGCGTGCTGCTGCCGCGCGGCACGCCGCTGACGACGGCCAGCCTGCTCGACGCGATCCGGGCCCGGCGCGTATTCGCCACGACGGACAAGGCCGCATCCGTGGTGCTGACCGCGAACGGCGCAATGATGGGGGAACGCATCGTCAACCGGGGCACGCTGACGCTGGCCGTGCAATACCGCGGCAATGCGGACCGCGGTCTCGGCGAACTCGTCATCGTTTCCGGCATACCCGGCCGCAACGGCACCCCGGAGACGATGACGCTGCTTGCCGGCGCCGTCACGATCGCCCCGGCGCCCGGCGAACATTATTACTATGCGCGGGTGACCCAGGACGACGGCAGCCTGCTGTGGTCCGCGCCGGTCTGGGTCACGCAGCAGGCGGTCATGCAGGAAGGCGGCATGCCGGGACCAGGCATGGGGAACACGGGCGCGCGGGAACCGGACCCACTGGCCCGGCAGTCCGGCATGCGGCATCCCTGA
- a CDS encoding CHASE domain-containing protein: MSRLLQWGIGLMLAAAVGLTLYVATVKSVHDNARLRFDNAARATQYSIGTSVKAYSDVLRGLVALFQASDDLSRAGFRSYVASLDVPRHFPAIELINYAPDVRAEERKAFVAVVRGDRSVDPAGYPAFDIRPPGQRGRYAPLTWLEPMLKEKMGVDIAANPAIARAMDLSRDTGQMSASGQPVRVQGPVPHIGLGMRLPVYRRGMPVDDVAGRRAAYLGSVGIGFSVSALVQGAIDEMADRKVRLILYSDGNTAPDQRRLEIESDDRLLYNDTGVLDAPPRLPGDLDDYFIAVLPIDFNGSLWKARFYTRKVDMISGFDRHLPWIALLTGGAGTMLLYSYVFMLTSQRRNAQEQRRLLDSVLDNVDAHVYMKDGERRYIYVNARMAQVMGRPVEQIVGRTDRELLPAREAIRAWAEDRLVLEDGIKRSSEGQFVDAQGNTRHLWTVKAAVDLERGAAVIALSTDVTELHELKEAAQAASRAKSDFLSNMSHEIRTPMNSVIGMAHLALKSVADPKQRDYLQKIYHSGQHLLGIINNILDFSKIEAGKLDLELLDFPLDALFGNVLTQLGDAATRRGLELVFEAWPNVPAQLRGDPLRLEQVLLNFTSNAIKFSENGRIWLRARVVEERDNRLTVRFEVQDGGIGMTPAQVDSLFQSFHQADTSTTRKYGGTGLGLVISKQIAELMGGTVGVESTPGLGSTFWFTAQLEKGTELPAAAPAGLREELLAPLRGAAILLVEDNVFSQQVGQELIEDAGATVVIANNGQEAIDLLQKGHFDCVLMDVQMPVMDGYEATRRIRGHATLSGMPVIAMTANAGRDDQVRCQEAGMDDFLTKPVVPNLLLATLSKWLSLRAADGRTAQVRTVTATPAAGQGAGPVPARRSTDMMPHPVPQPLPVEAALFDLSVLGQTFGNRQDKMRKYTAMFLTSARDGLAEIDAALAAGDLKRLSELGHRIKSSARAVGALGFGELCLALERLEPDDDPARAAQIVAHMGTMLQRLQCFVEVDLEPLLQELGDQPG, translated from the coding sequence ATGTCCCGGCTCCTGCAATGGGGTATCGGGCTGATGCTGGCCGCGGCGGTGGGACTGACGCTGTATGTGGCCACCGTCAAGTCGGTGCACGACAATGCGCGGCTGCGCTTCGACAATGCCGCACGTGCCACGCAATACAGCATCGGCACCAGCGTGAAGGCCTATTCGGATGTGCTGCGCGGGCTGGTGGCGCTGTTTCAGGCATCGGACGACCTGTCGCGCGCCGGATTCCGCAGCTATGTCGCCAGCCTGGACGTGCCGCGGCATTTCCCCGCGATCGAACTGATCAACTATGCGCCCGATGTGCGCGCCGAAGAGCGCAAGGCGTTCGTGGCCGTCGTTCGTGGCGACCGCAGCGTGGATCCGGCCGGCTATCCCGCCTTCGACATCCGCCCGCCGGGCCAGCGGGGCCGATATGCGCCGCTGACCTGGCTGGAACCGATGCTGAAGGAAAAGATGGGGGTCGACATCGCCGCCAACCCGGCGATCGCGCGGGCCATGGACCTGTCGCGCGATACCGGCCAGATGAGCGCATCCGGCCAGCCCGTCCGGGTGCAGGGGCCGGTGCCGCACATCGGCCTCGGCATGCGCCTGCCCGTGTACCGGCGGGGCATGCCGGTCGATGACGTGGCCGGCCGCCGCGCCGCGTACCTGGGCTCGGTGGGGATCGGCTTTTCCGTGTCGGCGCTGGTGCAGGGCGCGATCGACGAGATGGCCGACCGCAAGGTGCGCCTGATCCTGTATTCCGATGGCAACACCGCGCCCGACCAGCGGCGCCTCGAAATCGAAAGCGACGACCGGCTCCTGTACAACGATACGGGCGTGCTCGACGCGCCGCCGCGCCTGCCAGGCGACCTGGACGACTATTTCATCGCCGTGCTGCCGATCGATTTCAACGGCTCGCTGTGGAAGGCCCGTTTCTACACGCGCAAGGTGGACATGATCAGCGGCTTCGACCGCCACCTGCCATGGATCGCGCTGCTGACGGGGGGCGCCGGCACGATGCTGTTGTACAGCTACGTGTTCATGCTGACCTCGCAGCGCCGCAACGCGCAGGAGCAGCGGCGCCTGCTCGACAGCGTGCTCGACAACGTGGATGCGCACGTGTACATGAAGGATGGCGAACGCCGCTACATCTACGTCAATGCCCGCATGGCGCAGGTGATGGGGCGCCCGGTCGAGCAGATCGTGGGCCGGACGGACCGCGAACTGCTGCCCGCCCGCGAGGCAATCCGCGCCTGGGCGGAAGACCGGCTGGTGCTGGAAGACGGCATCAAGCGCAGCAGCGAAGGCCAGTTCGTCGACGCGCAGGGCAACACCCGGCACCTGTGGACGGTGAAGGCCGCCGTCGACCTGGAGCGGGGCGCGGCGGTGATCGCGCTGTCCACCGACGTGACCGAGCTGCACGAACTGAAGGAGGCCGCGCAGGCCGCCAGTCGCGCGAAGAGCGACTTCCTGTCGAACATGAGCCACGAAATCCGCACGCCGATGAACAGCGTGATCGGCATGGCGCACCTGGCGCTGAAATCGGTGGCCGATCCGAAGCAGCGCGACTACCTGCAAAAGATCTACCACTCCGGCCAGCACCTGCTGGGCATCATCAACAACATCCTCGATTTCTCGAAGATCGAGGCCGGCAAGCTCGATCTCGAGCTGCTCGACTTCCCGCTCGACGCGCTGTTCGGCAACGTGCTGACCCAGCTCGGCGACGCGGCGACGCGCCGCGGGCTCGAACTGGTGTTCGAAGCGTGGCCCAACGTGCCGGCGCAGCTGCGCGGCGATCCGTTGCGGCTGGAACAGGTGCTGCTGAACTTCACCAGCAACGCGATCAAGTTCTCGGAAAACGGCCGCATCTGGCTGCGCGCCCGCGTCGTCGAGGAACGCGACAACCGGCTCACCGTGCGCTTCGAAGTGCAGGACGGCGGCATCGGCATGACGCCGGCCCAGGTGGACAGCCTGTTCCAGTCGTTCCACCAGGCCGACACGTCGACCACGCGCAAGTACGGCGGCACCGGCCTCGGCCTGGTGATCAGCAAGCAGATCGCCGAGCTGATGGGCGGCACGGTCGGCGTCGAGAGCACGCCGGGCCTGGGCAGCACGTTCTGGTTCACCGCGCAGCTGGAAAAGGGCACCGAGCTGCCCGCCGCGGCGCCCGCCGGCCTGCGGGAGGAACTGCTGGCGCCGCTACGCGGCGCCGCCATCCTGCTGGTGGAAGACAATGTGTTCAGCCAGCAGGTGGGGCAGGAGCTGATCGAGGATGCCGGCGCCACCGTGGTGATCGCCAATAATGGGCAGGAAGCGATCGACCTGCTGCAGAAGGGCCATTTCGACTGCGTGCTGATGGACGTGCAGATGCCGGTGATGGATGGCTACGAGGCCACGCGGCGCATCCGCGGCCACGCCACGCTGTCGGGCATGCCGGTGATCGCGATGACGGCCAATGCCGGCCGCGACGACCAGGTGCGCTGCCAGGAAGCCGGCATGGACGATTTCCTGACCAAGCCGGTCGTGCCGAACCTGCTGCTCGCCACGCTGTCCAAGTGGCTGAGCCTGCGCGCGGCGGACGGGCGCACGGCGCAGGTGCGCACCGTGACCGCCACGCCGGCGGCCGGGCAGGGCGCCGGGCCGGTACCGGCGCGCCGGTCGACCGACATGATGCCGCACCCCGTGCCGCAACCCCTGCCGGTGGAAGCGGCACTGTTCGACTTGAGCGTGCTGGGCCAGACCTTCGGCAACCGGCAGGACAAGATGCGCAAGTATACGGCGATGTTCCTGACTTCCGCGCGCGACGGCCTGGCCGAGATCGACGCGGCGCTGGCGGCTGGCGACCTGAAGCGCCTGTCCGAGCTGGGCCACCGCATCAAGTCGTCGGCACGTGCCGTCGGCGCGCTCGGCTTCGGCGAGCTGTGCCTGGCGCTCGAACGGCTGGAGCCGGACGACGACCCGGCGCGCGCGGCGCAGATCGTCGCGCACATGGGAACGATGCTGCAGCGGCTGCAATGCTTCGTCGAAGTCGACCTCGAACCGCTGCTGCAGGAGCTCGGCGACCAGCCTGGCTGA
- the recC gene encoding exodeoxyribonuclease V subunit gamma: protein MATGIAPGLLILHGNQLEQLRAAVFQWLHSHPLAPLETDVLLVQSNGVAEWLKIALAEEAGVCAATRVALPARFLWEAYRTMLGRDRVPRMSAFDKGPLTWRLMRLLPDLLRDDAFEPLRHFLKGGCPERRMQLAERLSDLFDGYQVYRADWLADWAAGRDRMCCPRGVHYPLPEGQRWQAALWRAIIASVPQEERTLGRAGVHTEFIHAVESGALPTRPLPRRVVLFGVSALPYQTLQALAALARFTQVIVAVPNPCRFYWGDIIDGRDLLRAARRRQPQRNGVDLAQVPIEALHAHSHPLLASWGRQGRDYIRMLDEFDEASGEGAEHLRVDLFGDDEGDTLLAQMQGAVRDMLPLSEHHFPVPDAHDRSVVFHITHSVQREVEVLHDQLLARFAQDPTLRPRDIVVMVPDIGVFTPAIHAVFGQYGKSRGRGDARYIPFEIGDVNDRSVNPLLVALEWLLRLPQQRCRQSEVRDLLDVPAVAARFGLVEDDLPTLGRWIEGAGVRWGLDRDHRTGLGLGPTGEQNAWIFGIRRMLLGYASGAGGAFGDIEPYGEVGGLDAALAGSLAQLVEALLAWRERLAQPRTPFEWGELARALLVTFFDASEEGDRLTLNALGEALDAWLETCDGAGFDEPVPLSVLRETWLGALDEPSLEHQFVSGGVTFCTLMPMRAVPFRVVCLLGMNDGDFPRRTSRADFDLLALPGMARPGDRSRRDDDRYLMLEAVLAARDVLYVSWCGRNARDNSEQPPSVLVSQLLDYLKAGWHIDLHDRTTEHALQPFSRRYFEEGGLFTYAAEWRTAHAEGTAPGLPAGLPPYELDERFRLKLAGLAAFLRQPVKYFFQQRLGVRFADSALVGEDEEPFTLDALERYFLEDEMLDDDGAEEEDDVRASLAERAARLQREGVLPIGLLGDRVRDGLIEALLPVRRAWLQLRGAFPEAAPKLPIGLELNGVVLEDWIDGLRADGSAKVWLGQMSSKALDKAGQPRGDKLAGAWLRQLAAAAQGVPVTGLLVARDAVLSMAPLDTEAARATLADLVALWRRGMDGPLPVASKTALALVSEGDPREIYEHGFDRRGEKDDLCLYRLWPEYGDLAAEPDFRATAEALYGPLVAWLANVEVQPIEGGAA, encoded by the coding sequence ATGGCAACTGGCATCGCCCCCGGCTTACTGATCCTGCATGGCAACCAGCTCGAACAGCTGCGTGCCGCCGTCTTCCAATGGCTGCACAGCCACCCGCTCGCCCCGCTCGAGACGGACGTGCTGCTGGTGCAGTCGAACGGCGTGGCCGAATGGCTGAAGATCGCGCTGGCCGAAGAGGCCGGCGTATGCGCCGCCACCCGCGTGGCGCTGCCGGCGCGCTTCCTGTGGGAAGCCTACCGCACGATGCTGGGCCGCGACCGCGTGCCGCGCATGTCGGCCTTCGACAAGGGCCCGCTGACGTGGCGCCTGATGCGCCTGCTGCCCGACCTGCTGCGCGACGACGCGTTCGAGCCGTTGCGCCATTTCCTCAAGGGCGGCTGCCCGGAACGGCGCATGCAGCTGGCCGAGCGGCTGTCCGACCTGTTCGACGGGTACCAGGTCTATCGCGCCGACTGGCTGGCCGACTGGGCGGCGGGCCGGGACCGGATGTGCTGCCCGCGCGGCGTGCATTACCCGCTGCCGGAAGGCCAGCGCTGGCAGGCCGCGCTGTGGCGCGCCATCATCGCCAGCGTGCCGCAGGAAGAGCGCACCCTGGGCCGCGCCGGCGTGCACACGGAATTCATCCACGCCGTCGAGAGCGGCGCCTTGCCGACACGGCCGCTGCCCCGCCGCGTCGTGCTGTTCGGCGTCTCGGCGCTGCCCTACCAGACCCTGCAGGCACTGGCCGCGCTCGCCCGTTTCACGCAGGTGATCGTGGCCGTGCCGAACCCGTGCCGTTTCTACTGGGGCGACATCATCGACGGCCGCGACCTGCTGCGCGCCGCCCGGCGCCGCCAGCCGCAGCGCAACGGCGTGGATCTGGCGCAGGTGCCGATCGAGGCGCTGCATGCGCACAGCCACCCGCTGCTGGCGAGCTGGGGCCGGCAGGGCCGCGACTACATCCGAATGCTCGACGAGTTCGACGAGGCGTCCGGCGAGGGCGCGGAGCACCTGCGCGTGGACCTGTTCGGCGACGACGAAGGCGACACGCTGCTGGCGCAGATGCAGGGCGCGGTGCGCGACATGCTGCCGCTGTCCGAGCATCATTTCCCGGTGCCGGATGCGCATGACCGCTCGGTGGTGTTCCACATCACCCACAGCGTGCAGCGCGAGGTGGAAGTGCTGCACGACCAGCTGCTGGCGCGGTTCGCGCAGGATCCCACGCTGCGCCCGCGCGACATCGTGGTGATGGTGCCGGATATCGGCGTGTTCACGCCGGCCATCCACGCCGTGTTCGGCCAGTACGGGAAGAGCCGGGGCCGGGGCGATGCCCGCTACATCCCATTCGAGATCGGCGACGTCAACGACCGCAGCGTCAACCCGCTGCTGGTGGCGCTGGAGTGGCTGCTGCGGCTGCCGCAGCAGCGTTGCCGGCAAAGCGAAGTGCGCGACCTGCTTGACGTGCCGGCGGTGGCGGCCCGCTTCGGCCTCGTCGAGGACGACCTGCCCACGCTGGGCCGCTGGATCGAGGGGGCCGGCGTGCGCTGGGGCCTGGACCGCGACCATCGCACCGGCCTGGGCCTGGGGCCGACAGGCGAGCAGAACGCGTGGATCTTCGGCATCCGCCGCATGCTGCTCGGTTATGCGAGCGGCGCCGGCGGCGCGTTCGGCGACATCGAGCCGTACGGCGAAGTGGGCGGCCTCGATGCCGCGCTGGCCGGTTCGCTGGCGCAACTGGTCGAGGCGCTGCTGGCCTGGCGCGAGCGGCTGGCGCAGCCCCGCACGCCGTTCGAATGGGGCGAACTGGCGCGCGCGCTGCTCGTCACGTTCTTCGACGCCAGCGAAGAGGGCGACAGGCTCACGCTGAACGCGCTGGGCGAAGCGCTCGATGCCTGGCTGGAAACCTGCGACGGCGCCGGCTTCGACGAGCCGGTGCCGCTGTCGGTGCTGCGAGAAACATGGCTGGGCGCGCTGGACGAACCGTCGCTGGAACACCAGTTCGTTTCCGGTGGCGTCACGTTCTGCACGCTGATGCCGATGCGCGCGGTGCCGTTCCGCGTGGTGTGCCTGCTGGGCATGAACGACGGCGATTTCCCGCGCCGCACCAGCCGCGCCGACTTCGACCTGCTGGCGCTGCCCGGCATGGCGCGCCCGGGCGACCGCTCGCGCCGCGACGACGACCGCTACCTGATGCTCGAGGCGGTGCTGGCCGCGCGCGACGTGCTGTACGTGAGCTGGTGCGGCCGCAACGCCCGCGACAACAGCGAACAGCCGCCATCGGTGCTGGTGTCGCAACTGCTCGACTACCTGAAGGCCGGCTGGCACATCGACTTGCACGACCGCACCACCGAGCATGCGCTGCAGCCGTTCTCGCGCCGCTATTTCGAGGAAGGCGGCCTGTTCACCTATGCCGCCGAATGGCGTACCGCGCACGCGGAAGGAACGGCGCCCGGGCTGCCCGCCGGCCTGCCGCCGTATGAACTGGACGAGCGCTTCCGCCTGAAGCTGGCCGGCCTGGCCGCGTTCCTGCGGCAGCCGGTGAAGTACTTTTTCCAGCAGCGGCTGGGCGTGCGCTTCGCCGACTCGGCCCTCGTCGGCGAAGACGAGGAACCGTTCACGCTCGATGCGCTGGAGCGCTATTTCCTCGAAGATGAAATGCTCGACGACGACGGCGCCGAAGAAGAGGACGACGTGCGCGCCAGCCTCGCGGAACGGGCGGCCCGGCTGCAGCGCGAAGGCGTGCTGCCGATCGGCCTGCTCGGCGACCGGGTGCGCGACGGCCTGATCGAGGCGCTGCTGCCGGTGCGGCGCGCGTGGCTGCAGCTGCGCGGCGCCTTCCCGGAAGCGGCGCCGAAGCTGCCGATCGGCCTGGAACTGAACGGCGTGGTGCTGGAAGACTGGATCGACGGCCTGCGCGCGGACGGCAGTGCCAAGGTGTGGCTGGGGCAGATGTCGTCCAAGGCGCTGGACAAGGCCGGCCAGCCGCGCGGCGACAAGCTGGCCGGCGCCTGGCTGCGCCAGCTGGCCGCCGCCGCGCAGGGCGTGCCCGTGACCGGGCTGCTGGTGGCGCGCGATGCCGTGCTCTCGATGGCCCCGCTCGACACCGAAGCGGCCCGCGCCACGCTGGCCGACCTGGTCGCATTGTGGCGCCGCGGCATGGACGGGCCGCTGCCGGTGGCCAGCAAGACGGCGCTGGCGCTGGTGTCGGAAGGCGACCCGCGCGAGATCTACGAGCACGGGTTCGACCGGCGCGGCGAGAAGGACGACCTGTGCCTGTACCGGCTGTGGCCCGAATACGGCGACCTGGCCGCCGAGCCGGACTTCAGGGCCACCGCCGAGGCGCTGTACGGCCCGCTCGTGGCATGGCTGGCGAACGTGGAAGTGCAGCCGATCGAAGGCGGTGCGGCATGA